The Proteus vulgaris genome has a segment encoding these proteins:
- the ripA_1 gene encoding putative transcriptional regulator yields MPVNKKTVTSQEEFNADAFSQAAIALYVSSSGEYAGQNPHAHRKGQLILSLRGAVSCEVEDALWLVPPGHAVWVPGEIPHSCRVTKNADTCFLFIEPGAAAMPEICCTLAMTSLVRELVLYLAEQGQAYSPDSKTARLAAVLLEHIPDVPVEALHLPVSDHPKIRNMAEALFNEPDDRRTLKQWAAHLVTSERSLARLIKGATGMSFGRWRQQLHLMIALSHLAEGQSVQRVAGTLGYDSVSAFITMFRKALGKSPTQYFSSLN; encoded by the coding sequence ATGCCAGTTAATAAAAAAACCGTGACCTCGCAGGAGGAGTTTAACGCCGATGCTTTCAGTCAGGCTGCTATTGCCCTGTATGTCTCATCGTCAGGCGAGTATGCCGGGCAGAATCCGCACGCTCATCGTAAAGGACAACTTATTCTCTCTTTACGCGGTGCAGTGAGCTGTGAGGTAGAGGATGCGCTGTGGCTTGTTCCACCGGGACATGCAGTCTGGGTTCCGGGTGAAATTCCTCATAGTTGCCGGGTCACGAAGAATGCAGATACCTGCTTTTTGTTCATCGAACCCGGCGCGGCAGCGATGCCGGAAATCTGCTGTACCCTGGCGATGACTTCTCTGGTCCGCGAGCTTGTTCTGTATCTGGCAGAGCAGGGACAGGCTTATTCTCCTGACAGTAAAACTGCCAGGCTCGCAGCGGTGCTGCTGGAGCATATTCCGGATGTGCCGGTTGAAGCGCTCCATCTTCCCGTATCCGATCATCCTAAAATCCGGAATATGGCGGAGGCACTTTTTAATGAGCCTGATGACCGACGAACGTTAAAGCAGTGGGCTGCTCATCTGGTCACCAGTGAACGATCTCTGGCCAGGCTGATAAAAGGGGCCACAGGGATGAGCTTTGGTCGCTGGCGTCAGCAACTGCATTTGATGATTGCCCTGAGCCATCTGGCTGAAGGTCAGTCCGTGCAGCGCGTAGCCGGAACGCTGGGATATGATTCGGTCAGCGCGTTTATTACGATGTTCAGAAAAGCGCTGGGTAAATCACCGACGCAATATTTTTCGTCTCTAAACTAA
- the cynX_1 gene encoding cyanate transport protein (MFS-family transporter) produces the protein MLSGYLYSVTHAFFKVFVFFSEKAKFMSYTTNKWSSVILLTGILFIAINLRVPFTAIAPVLQSISHDFGLSITAVGMLNSLPLLAFAAFSPLSASISRKYGLERTLFGALAVISAGILLRSTGSVWALYGGTVLIGIGIALGNVLLPGLIKRDFSGRVASVTGAYSITMGAAGAIGSAIVIPLTQSWGWNIALAMLVITPFLALLLWLPQLTNKHQLPAEGEKQAASVAVWRSPLAWQVTLFMGLNAMPFYVAVGWLPAILTDSGLSSAQAGEVHGILQLTTAIPGLILAATLRRLNDQKLAAGGVSLLTAVSFIGILYLPNLAMLWAALLGFGSGASMMLGLTFIGLRTKNAGDAAALSGMAQSVGYLMAAMGPLLLSKVQELSGGWTLPLLMTAAIAVAGACTGMAAGRNAHLEPALQPG, from the coding sequence ATGTTGTCAGGTTATCTATATTCTGTAACTCATGCGTTCTTTAAAGTCTTTGTTTTTTTTTCAGAGAAAGCAAAATTTATGTCCTACACTACGAACAAGTGGTCTTCAGTCATACTTTTGACCGGCATCCTTTTTATCGCTATTAACCTGCGTGTTCCTTTTACCGCTATCGCACCCGTTTTACAGTCTATTAGCCATGATTTTGGGCTAAGTATCACAGCCGTTGGAATGCTTAACTCGCTACCTTTACTGGCCTTTGCCGCCTTTTCTCCCCTGAGCGCATCCATCTCCCGCAAGTACGGTCTGGAACGCACCCTTTTTGGTGCTCTGGCCGTGATTTCAGCGGGCATCCTGCTTCGCTCCACAGGCAGCGTCTGGGCGCTTTATGGCGGAACAGTATTGATAGGTATCGGGATTGCACTGGGCAATGTCCTGCTGCCTGGCCTTATCAAGCGTGACTTTTCTGGCAGGGTGGCTTCCGTGACGGGGGCATATTCCATCACAATGGGCGCGGCTGGTGCCATTGGTTCAGCCATTGTCATTCCTCTGACGCAGAGCTGGGGCTGGAACATCGCGTTAGCCATGCTGGTTATAACACCGTTTCTTGCGCTGCTTTTATGGTTGCCCCAGTTAACGAACAAGCATCAGCTGCCAGCAGAGGGTGAGAAACAAGCGGCGTCCGTCGCGGTCTGGCGCTCGCCTCTGGCATGGCAGGTCACCCTGTTTATGGGCCTGAATGCGATGCCTTTTTATGTTGCAGTGGGCTGGCTGCCAGCTATTCTTACGGACAGTGGACTCTCCTCAGCGCAGGCTGGCGAGGTACACGGCATCCTTCAACTGACTACCGCCATTCCCGGCCTGATTCTGGCGGCCACGCTGCGTCGTCTCAACGATCAAAAATTAGCTGCTGGTGGCGTCAGCCTGTTAACCGCGGTGTCCTTTATCGGCATCCTGTATCTGCCGAATCTGGCGATGCTTTGGGCTGCGCTTCTCGGCTTCGGATCAGGTGCCAGTATGATGCTGGGTCTGACCTTCATTGGGCTGCGTACTAAAAATGCCGGTGATGCTGCCGCCTTGTCAGGCATGGCGCAGAGTGTCGGTTATCTGATGGCGGCGATGGGTCCGCTATTGCTGAGCAAAGTACAGGAGTTGTCCGGTGGCTGGACATTGCCATTACTGATGACCGCAGCAATCGCAGTCGCAGGTGCCTGCACCGGAATGGCTGCCGGACGAAACGCCCACCTGGAACCTGCACTGCAGCCGGGCTGA
- the mdaB_1 gene encoding modulator of drug activity B (subunit of NADPH quinone reductase) gives MSNILIINGAKSFNFAKGELKELYVNTAYEVLSHVGHTVSVTKADTDFNTQSEITKILNSDVLIYQMPGWWMGEPWTVKKWIDEVFTVGHGSLYESDGRTRTDGGKKIWFWWSSSG, from the coding sequence ATGAGTAATATTCTGATTATTAATGGTGCAAAAAGCTTCAACTTTGCTAAAGGCGAATTAAAAGAGCTCTATGTCAATACGGCTTATGAGGTATTGAGCCATGTTGGCCACACGGTATCCGTTACAAAGGCTGATACCGATTTTAATACTCAAAGCGAGATAACAAAAATCCTTAATAGTGATGTGTTGATTTATCAAATGCCTGGGTGGTGGATGGGCGAACCATGGACAGTTAAAAAATGGATCGATGAGGTGTTTACAGTGGGTCATGGTTCTTTGTATGAGAGTGATGGTCGCACACGTACTGATGGGGGCAAAAAAATATGGTTCTGGTGGTCTTCTTCAGGATAA
- the mdaB_2 gene encoding modulator of drug activity B (subunit of NADPH quinone reductase), with protein MLSLTWNAPLEAFNDPAQFFEGQGVDGVYMHFHKANQFLGMKALPTFITNDVVKAPDVKNEIERFSHHLIETFS; from the coding sequence ATGTTGTCTCTGACATGGAACGCGCCACTGGAGGCATTTAACGATCCGGCGCAGTTCTTTGAGGGGCAGGGCGTGGATGGAGTTTACATGCATTTTCACAAGGCTAATCAGTTTCTGGGCATGAAAGCGCTACCAACTTTTATCACTAACGATGTGGTCAAAGCACCGGATGTTAAGAATGAAATCGAGCGTTTCAGTCATCATCTTATTGAAACATTTTCTTAA
- a CDS encoding putative transcriptional regulator, producing the protein MIKINNKHWISTSSPLENKKINTGLLFSTDTTDFSKKTEFHSHSWIQFIYTRTGTVYVEVDEKFWHLPPLHGVWLPKDSSHALWSSEKAEYICININKDFDGALNNVVSKLVEITPIIDSYSAYFLSHSHELIKAQELKECAFIHFLIELNEVSFTLPYPVSPELIALCREIQAESGLSHTPEQCAEKLSISMSTFVRRFKKETGMTYQEWRLRMRLLQSITRVRKNESIFNIALDTGYSSASAYIYAFKKVFGVSPTRYNIDNQ; encoded by the coding sequence ATGATCAAAATCAATAATAAGCACTGGATTTCCACCTCATCGCCTCTGGAAAATAAGAAGATAAACACTGGCCTTTTATTTTCCACCGATACTACTGACTTCTCAAAAAAAACGGAATTTCACTCACATTCATGGATTCAGTTTATATATACACGCACAGGCACTGTCTATGTGGAGGTTGATGAAAAATTCTGGCACTTACCTCCGCTTCATGGCGTGTGGCTCCCAAAGGATAGTAGCCATGCCTTATGGAGTTCAGAAAAGGCCGAATATATCTGCATTAACATAAATAAAGACTTTGATGGAGCGCTGAACAATGTCGTCAGTAAACTTGTAGAGATAACACCCATTATAGATAGCTATTCTGCATATTTTCTCAGTCACTCTCACGAATTAATCAAAGCCCAGGAACTGAAAGAATGCGCATTTATACATTTCCTTATTGAACTTAATGAAGTAAGTTTTACGTTACCTTACCCTGTCTCACCTGAACTCATTGCATTATGTCGTGAAATTCAGGCTGAATCAGGGCTATCACATACACCAGAGCAGTGCGCAGAAAAACTAAGTATTTCAATGAGTACTTTTGTGCGTCGTTTCAAAAAAGAAACAGGAATGACTTACCAGGAATGGCGTCTGAGAATGCGTTTACTTCAGTCAATAACCAGAGTCAGAAAAAATGAGAGTATTTTTAATATTGCGCTGGATACAGGCTATTCTTCCGCATCCGCTTATATTTATGCGTTCAAAAAAGTATTTGGTGTATCCCCCACCAGGTACAATATAGACAATCAATAA
- a CDS encoding chaperone protein TorD, which translates to MEYLYVRLNLYDLLRRIFIGEPDVTLLLFLKEINVSDFTDVHFSDVPTVSQYLKLSLSSLEDKVISDCSDDFQNLHWDFTRLFIGPDTLPAAPWESSYTNNGLLFTETTLQVAMYYQQHGFCLPENEVEAADHVGFELDFIYHLNNKILSPNSPGQAQLKDNLTCQVFFIENHLMAFVGLLMNNVAKHAYTDFYKNMALFTAEFIKFDLIKVKSLLSAM; encoded by the coding sequence ATGGAATATCTTTATGTGAGATTGAATCTTTATGATTTATTGCGGCGAATTTTTATTGGCGAACCGGATGTAACATTGCTGCTTTTCCTTAAAGAAATCAATGTTTCAGATTTTACAGACGTTCACTTTAGTGATGTCCCCACTGTTTCACAGTATTTAAAATTATCGCTTTCATCACTGGAAGATAAGGTAATCTCTGATTGCTCTGACGATTTTCAAAATTTGCACTGGGATTTCACCCGATTATTTATTGGCCCTGACACCCTGCCAGCAGCACCGTGGGAATCTTCTTACACGAATAATGGATTACTTTTTACTGAAACTACATTGCAGGTTGCAATGTATTATCAGCAGCATGGTTTCTGCTTGCCTGAGAATGAAGTTGAGGCTGCTGATCATGTAGGGTTTGAGTTGGATTTTATTTATCACTTAAACAATAAAATACTCTCTCCAAACTCACCGGGACAGGCTCAATTGAAAGACAACCTGACTTGCCAGGTGTTTTTTATTGAAAATCATCTCATGGCCTTTGTTGGGTTATTAATGAATAATGTTGCCAAGCACGCATATACTGATTTTTACAAGAACATGGCATTATTTACTGCTGAATTTATTAAATTCGATCTAATAAAAGTAAAGTCTCTGTTGTCAGCTATGTAA
- the dmsA_1 gene encoding dimethyl sulfoxide reductase chain A: protein MRKSELFNLSRRTFVKWSSALSAMAALPMSRGLIAKGVQNSPDVKSDPVWKPAACWHDCGGKCLNKALVSGGTVIRQKTDDLNLDSPETPQQRGCLRGRSQRHQVFGVDRLKYPMRRKNWAPGGGDKTLRGRDQWIRISWDEALNLIADETKRITSTYGQESLWVTGQKDFCPPYYNMFASAGGYTSDWGTRSFGAWSETSGLIGVPWGIWGINDRLDLRNSELIILWGANPAWTSPGSPTYHYIQAKKAGARFICIDPSYTDTAAILDAEWVPVNPATDHALVLGIMYVLLQEDDPNSAPLVNWDFLNRYTTGFDAEHMPEGADPKENFKDYLLGTYTHAPCTPEWASEITGVPVETIKSLARQIGQTRRVALLSGWAPARVNNGEGWVHAFSTLGFMTGHVGSSGNMTGTSVHFFAANGGDFLVNEGPSGLPDIPNPVTTSINHNELNRAITEGKCRQLKGGDKNVNIQMVFHCANNTMQGFNNVTKTIEACRSHIELIVTPAYNYSSNAKYSDLVLPVTTEWEREGIVLHLHNREVLLLGVNITAPLYEAKSDQWIAEQIGKRLGVKVNDIFPVSEKQQFFNQISGATVVDNDGKTRVPLVTITPEDIAKHGIDCKIQQGKVGLEQLLSEGKYQVYRHQGDNYGFIAYSDFIANPEKSPLKTESGKFEIYCGKLSQRAREYGWSDIPAIPAYVKSENGYQSTFDDWDNKKKGNYPFQVYTPHYLRSSHSTLDNVPQLREAWPGHLYMNASDARRLNITHGETVLISSRLGKVLRPVYCTETMKPGVVALPHGRWSDIDENTGIDKAGTENVLFEAVATGLGTSGWNSGYCNVEKWNGEPLTADALLPARFPSLVEEA, encoded by the coding sequence ATGCGTAAAAGCGAATTATTTAATTTAAGCCGGAGAACCTTTGTTAAATGGTCTTCCGCACTGTCTGCTATGGCTGCCCTGCCGATGAGCAGAGGGCTGATCGCTAAAGGAGTACAGAATAGCCCTGACGTAAAGTCTGACCCGGTCTGGAAGCCAGCCGCATGCTGGCATGACTGCGGCGGGAAATGTCTAAATAAAGCTCTGGTCAGTGGTGGGACAGTCATTCGCCAGAAAACGGATGATCTAAACCTTGATAGCCCTGAGACGCCGCAACAGAGGGGGTGCCTGCGGGGGCGCTCTCAACGTCACCAGGTATTTGGTGTCGACAGACTAAAATACCCCATGCGCCGTAAAAATTGGGCTCCGGGAGGCGGTGATAAAACATTGCGCGGACGCGATCAGTGGATACGTATCAGTTGGGATGAAGCACTCAATTTAATCGCGGATGAAACTAAAAGGATAACATCAACATACGGGCAGGAATCTTTATGGGTCACAGGACAGAAAGATTTCTGTCCGCCTTACTATAATATGTTCGCTTCAGCTGGGGGATATACCTCAGACTGGGGAACCCGTTCATTTGGTGCATGGTCTGAAACCTCCGGCCTGATTGGGGTGCCTTGGGGTATATGGGGAATTAATGATCGTTTAGACCTGAGAAATTCAGAATTGATTATTCTCTGGGGAGCTAACCCGGCATGGACGAGCCCCGGTTCACCTACCTATCACTATATCCAGGCCAAAAAAGCGGGAGCCAGATTTATATGTATCGATCCCAGTTACACAGATACCGCAGCCATTCTTGACGCTGAATGGGTACCTGTGAATCCCGCAACAGATCATGCTCTGGTGCTGGGAATTATGTATGTTTTACTGCAGGAGGACGATCCCAACTCTGCTCCCCTTGTTAACTGGGATTTTCTTAACCGCTATACAACTGGCTTTGATGCTGAGCATATGCCCGAGGGAGCGGATCCCAAAGAAAACTTTAAGGATTACCTGCTCGGAACCTACACACATGCTCCCTGCACCCCTGAATGGGCTTCAGAAATAACGGGTGTGCCTGTTGAAACCATCAAATCTCTTGCCCGACAGATTGGTCAGACGCGCCGGGTTGCCTTACTGAGCGGCTGGGCTCCTGCGCGCGTAAATAATGGGGAAGGCTGGGTTCATGCCTTTTCGACGTTAGGCTTTATGACCGGTCATGTGGGGAGTTCAGGCAACATGACGGGGACATCTGTTCATTTTTTTGCCGCGAATGGCGGGGATTTCCTGGTAAATGAAGGTCCAAGTGGCTTGCCGGATATTCCCAACCCTGTGACAACAAGCATTAATCACAATGAGTTAAACAGGGCGATTACAGAAGGGAAGTGTCGTCAGTTAAAAGGTGGAGACAAAAACGTCAACATCCAGATGGTTTTTCATTGCGCCAACAACACAATGCAGGGATTCAATAACGTCACAAAAACAATAGAAGCCTGTAGATCTCATATCGAGCTGATTGTTACGCCCGCTTATAATTATTCATCCAACGCAAAATACTCCGATCTGGTGTTGCCAGTGACCACCGAATGGGAGCGTGAAGGGATAGTATTACACCTTCATAACCGGGAAGTGCTTCTATTGGGGGTTAATATTACGGCTCCGTTGTACGAAGCGAAAAGCGATCAGTGGATTGCAGAGCAGATAGGTAAACGACTCGGTGTCAAGGTCAATGACATCTTCCCTGTCTCTGAAAAACAGCAATTTTTTAATCAAATCAGTGGTGCCACCGTTGTAGACAACGATGGAAAAACGCGGGTTCCTCTGGTCACTATTACTCCTGAGGATATCGCAAAACATGGTATTGACTGCAAAATTCAACAGGGAAAAGTGGGATTAGAGCAGCTTCTGTCAGAAGGGAAGTACCAGGTTTACCGACATCAAGGTGATAATTATGGGTTTATCGCCTATTCAGATTTCATTGCTAATCCTGAAAAATCCCCCCTTAAAACTGAGAGTGGTAAGTTTGAAATTTATTGCGGGAAACTCAGCCAGCGGGCAAGGGAATATGGCTGGAGTGACATTCCCGCTATCCCGGCGTATGTCAAAAGTGAAAATGGTTATCAAAGCACATTTGATGACTGGGATAATAAGAAAAAAGGGAACTATCCTTTCCAGGTTTATACCCCGCATTATCTGAGGTCTTCTCACAGCACCCTGGATAATGTTCCACAACTGCGGGAGGCCTGGCCGGGTCATTTATATATGAATGCGTCTGATGCCAGAAGACTAAATATCACACACGGTGAAACCGTGTTGATCTCCTCAAGATTAGGGAAAGTTTTACGTCCTGTTTATTGCACTGAAACCATGAAACCGGGTGTGGTCGCGCTTCCTCATGGACGCTGGAGCGATATTGATGAAAATACCGGGATAGACAAAGCCGGAACAGAAAATGTGCTGTTTGAAGCTGTAGCGACCGGATTGGGCACATCAGGATGGAATTCGGGTTACTGCAATGTTGAAAAGTGGAATGGTGAACCACTGACCGCAGATGCGCTTTTACCCGCACGTTTTCCATCTCTGGTTGAGGAAGCATAA
- the dmsB_1 gene encoding anaerobic dimethyl sulfoxide reductase chain B, which translates to MSNPNQVGFYINVSQCIGCKTCVISCKDKNHLEVGRNFRRVYDIESGAYPNPKKWHLSISCNHCDSPACVSHCPTQAMHKRPEDGVVLVDHTKCVGCRYCTWACPYGAPQYNPSIGMMTKCDTCYDLREKGQNPVCMDSCPMRAIEFGLISELRARYGTNANITGLPDSSVTHPNLIVGYHHQEKK; encoded by the coding sequence ATGAGTAATCCAAATCAGGTAGGCTTTTATATTAATGTTTCTCAATGTATTGGCTGCAAAACCTGCGTCATTTCCTGTAAGGACAAAAATCATCTTGAAGTGGGTCGTAACTTCCGCCGTGTTTACGATATTGAATCAGGTGCATATCCCAACCCCAAAAAATGGCATTTGTCCATATCGTGTAACCACTGTGATTCGCCCGCCTGTGTCAGCCATTGTCCGACCCAGGCTATGCACAAGCGTCCGGAAGACGGTGTTGTATTGGTAGATCACACAAAGTGTGTGGGTTGCCGATATTGCACTTGGGCATGCCCGTACGGTGCGCCACAGTACAATCCTTCAATAGGTATGATGACGAAATGCGACACCTGCTATGACCTACGCGAAAAAGGCCAAAATCCCGTCTGCATGGATTCATGCCCGATGCGAGCGATTGAATTTGGGTTAATCAGTGAACTACGAGCCCGTTATGGTACTAATGCGAATATTACTGGATTACCGGACTCGTCAGTCACACATCCCAATCTTATCGTTGGTTACCATCATCAGGAGAAAAAATGA
- a CDS encoding anaerobic dimethyl sulfoxide reductase chain C, with protein sequence MMHEWPLIFFTTLIQISIGCFLLAFFYVILTKDTSKIHFPIMASSLIAVAGLFSSIFHLGNPWHMFNTMNNVFNSWMSREVLFVGSYTGLITLNIVCFFFTNRYHKLLLSVTAVTGVCTVFVMSNIYINSLFVLWSGWVTYSSFWATTLVTGGLVACFVFNFALQKDTRNTVMIRIIRLFFIFSVLAVVLNICAYVFFTKQYGR encoded by the coding sequence ATGATGCACGAATGGCCTCTGATTTTTTTTACCACCCTGATACAGATTTCTATTGGGTGCTTTTTGCTCGCATTCTTTTATGTGATTCTGACTAAAGATACCAGCAAGATTCATTTCCCTATTATGGCGAGCTCGCTTATCGCTGTAGCTGGGTTGTTTTCTTCAATTTTTCATCTTGGTAATCCATGGCATATGTTTAATACAATGAACAATGTATTTAACTCATGGATGAGTCGAGAAGTATTATTTGTAGGTTCTTATACAGGATTAATCACCTTAAATATTGTATGTTTTTTCTTTACCAACCGGTATCATAAATTATTGCTTTCCGTGACGGCAGTCACTGGAGTATGTACTGTTTTTGTTATGTCGAATATCTATATAAACTCATTATTTGTATTATGGTCAGGTTGGGTAACGTATAGTTCATTCTGGGCGACAACATTGGTAACCGGCGGTTTGGTTGCCTGTTTTGTATTTAATTTTGCCTTGCAAAAAGACACTCGAAATACAGTGATGATAAGAATAATTAGACTGTTTTTTATTTTTTCAGTTTTAGCTGTGGTGCTTAATATCTGCGCATATGTTTTTTTTACAAAGCAATATGGCAGGTAA
- a CDS encoding ferredoxin: MAVRISEACIRTHYQWSNCHLCQGVCPSLAISLTSPLSVDADMCNHCGRCVDACPFDAVQGIKPVYKIRSFTLYEDNQPPPLPEKLLSLWSEGVTEIKIKKTGSMWRESVDNINQVLAANGHNGFIVNVSGEANEHISHTRRAFFRSIYSNMQGGSDSGGETEIAAAIAEYAFYQLKLEAELCYLCGACEKFCPKDCINIDTDNLTINNALCNGCNLCADACQRKAIKIIKKVHEPLISVYNVFLHSCLICHEAFASLNELTDPASACPACEFRSRWLIPIAKIG, from the coding sequence ATGGCAGTTCGAATTAGCGAAGCATGTATACGTACACATTATCAGTGGTCGAACTGTCATCTTTGTCAGGGAGTATGTCCATCGCTGGCAATTAGCCTCACATCACCACTGTCTGTGGATGCTGACATGTGTAACCATTGCGGTCGATGTGTTGATGCCTGTCCTTTTGATGCAGTACAGGGAATAAAACCGGTTTACAAGATCCGCAGTTTCACTCTGTATGAAGATAATCAGCCTCCTCCTTTACCCGAAAAACTCCTTTCACTCTGGAGCGAAGGGGTTACAGAAATTAAGATTAAGAAGACTGGCTCTATGTGGCGTGAATCTGTCGACAACATAAATCAGGTTCTGGCTGCTAACGGGCACAATGGCTTCATTGTTAACGTATCTGGTGAGGCTAATGAACACATTTCTCATACGCGACGTGCTTTCTTTCGCTCAATATATTCAAATATGCAGGGGGGCTCCGATTCAGGGGGGGAAACGGAAATAGCTGCTGCCATCGCCGAGTATGCATTTTACCAGCTCAAACTTGAAGCTGAATTATGTTATCTCTGCGGTGCCTGTGAAAAATTTTGTCCAAAGGACTGTATCAATATTGACACAGATAATTTAACCATTAATAACGCACTTTGTAATGGATGTAACCTGTGCGCGGACGCATGTCAGAGAAAGGCCATTAAAATCATAAAAAAAGTCCATGAACCTCTTATATCCGTCTACAACGTGTTCCTGCATAGTTGTCTCATTTGTCATGAGGCGTTTGCCAGTCTGAATGAACTTACTGATCCAGCCTCCGCGTGTCCCGCTTGCGAGTTTCGCTCTCGCTGGCTTATTCCCATCGCGAAGATAGGATAA
- a CDS encoding site-specific tyrosine recombinase XerC, with protein sequence MSKSPWNKNRIIGQKRPLKISHIWGIRIRLELEGKIRDLALFNLALDSKLRGCDLVKLKVSDVAYGSSVSSRATVLQQKTGSPVQFELTKGTRDSVATWIRMAHLHSADYIFQSRVGSAQHISTRQYNRIFHGWIEKLGLDNSLYSTHSMRRTKPYLIYQKTKNLRVIQLLLGHKKLESTVRYLGIEVDDALEISESIEV encoded by the coding sequence ATGTCTAAGTCACCGTGGAATAAAAATCGTATCATTGGGCAAAAACGACCGCTTAAAATATCTCATATCTGGGGGATCCGTATTAGACTAGAGTTAGAAGGTAAAATTCGCGACTTAGCTTTGTTTAATTTAGCCTTGGATAGTAAACTTCGAGGCTGTGATCTCGTTAAGTTGAAGGTTTCAGATGTTGCATATGGCAGTTCAGTCTCCAGCAGAGCAACAGTGTTACAACAAAAGACTGGTAGTCCTGTCCAATTTGAGCTGACTAAAGGAACTAGAGATTCAGTTGCTACATGGATAAGAATGGCTCACTTGCATAGTGCGGACTATATTTTCCAATCCCGAGTAGGTTCTGCTCAACATATCTCTACCAGACAATACAACCGTATTTTTCATGGTTGGATTGAAAAGCTCGGCCTTGATAATTCGTTATACAGCACGCATTCAATGCGCAGAACCAAGCCGTATCTGATCTACCAGAAAACAAAGAACCTTCGTGTAATTCAGCTATTACTTGGACATAAAAAACTGGAAAGCACGGTTCGTTACCTTGGCATTGAAGTCGATGATGCATTGGAGATTTCTGAGTCAATTGAAGTATAA
- a CDS encoding recombination protein F, with protein MLSNEFLRFFQTLDTADVPGDVRKMANLVWDNMDSIIPLGTAQGQRIKRIVNLAQPAWDTLSQEVQPLPEQNTERISTFSRLRRLSVGPFRGFARQEEFDLDSRLVLIYGPNGTGKSSFCEALEYTLLGTVAEAESKRFRNQTDYFRNAYVNQFSAPVITGVGAQGQDVAIANNESQNRFCFVEKNRIDSFSRIAALAPARQTELISTLFGMDAFNDFVRNFTTEIDGRYIDLIGVKAAQLTEKRRTLEGAIQQLEASKTDLEGLASEEQTLASTYREGLSFPQMMIELKGDEQNIGAIRQLEIELQTPLPNQSYLTSTMLKDLSDSIEKVLTDLDGKQKQLTEASNQVSFKNLFEAVVQLQSTSPEQCPACHTPLHKATKKSLQSCHRGIAET; from the coding sequence ATGCTCAGCAACGAGTTTTTGCGCTTTTTCCAAACTTTAGATACAGCAGATGTACCCGGTGATGTCAGAAAAATGGCGAACCTTGTGTGGGATAATATGGATAGTATTATTCCGTTAGGTACCGCACAGGGCCAGAGGATAAAGCGTATCGTTAATCTGGCGCAGCCCGCTTGGGATACCCTCAGCCAGGAAGTCCAGCCACTGCCTGAGCAGAACACCGAACGCATATCCACGTTCAGTCGACTCAGAAGACTGTCCGTTGGACCTTTTAGAGGATTTGCCAGACAGGAGGAATTTGATCTGGATTCGCGTCTGGTGCTGATTTATGGCCCCAATGGTACCGGGAAGTCCAGTTTCTGCGAAGCACTTGAATATACATTATTGGGTACCGTTGCTGAGGCTGAAAGTAAACGCTTTCGTAATCAAACCGACTATTTTAGAAATGCATACGTCAATCAGTTTTCTGCGCCTGTGATTACTGGAGTTGGAGCTCAAGGGCAGGATGTGGCGATTGCGAATAACGAATCACAAAACCGCTTTTGCTTTGTTGAAAAAAACCGCATCGACAGCTTTTCAAGAATTGCGGCGCTGGCTCCTGCTAGACAGACCGAACTAATCTCAACGTTATTCGGGATGGATGCATTCAATGATTTTGTCCGAAATTTTACTACGGAGATTGATGGCAGATACATTGATCTTATTGGTGTAAAAGCTGCTCAACTGACAGAAAAACGTCGCACTCTTGAGGGTGCCATCCAGCAACTGGAAGCGAGTAAGACGGATCTTGAAGGACTGGCTTCTGAGGAACAGACGCTGGCCTCTACGTACCGTGAAGGCCTTTCTTTTCCGCAGATGATGATTGAATTAAAAGGGGATGAGCAAAATATCGGGGCCATCCGGCAGCTTGAGATAGAGTTACAGACACCTCTCCCGAACCAGAGTTACCTGACCAGTACGATGCTGAAGGACTTAAGTGACTCTATCGAAAAGGTATTGACGGATCTGGATGGCAAACAGAAGCAATTGACAGAGGCGAGTAACCAGGTTTCTTTTAAAAATTTATTCGAAGCAGTAGTCCAGTTACAGAGCACCAGCCCTGAGCAGTGCCCTGCATGCCATACCCCACTTCATAAGGCCACAAAAAAATCCCTACAGTCATGCCACAGAGGAATTGCTGAAACTTGA